CGTCTTCGCGCAGATGAAAAGCCACCCCAAGCTCTGGGAGGCGTACCAGCGAACCGTCATCGAGCCCCGGCGCGTGGAGATGACGGCGGCGGTCCGCCGCGCCGTCGCCGCCGGTGAACTCCGCGACGACGTCGACGCGCAGCTGATCGAGGAACTGCTCGTCGGCCCCATGCTCGTACGGACCGTCCACCGCAAGGACGCGCCGCTGGGCGACGACCTCTCCGAGCGCATTCTCCGGGCGCTCCTCGAAGGGCTGCTCCCCCGGGAGCGGGCGGCGGCGGGGGCGCCGGGCCGGCCGGACGGGGACACCGGGGACTGACCGCCTCGGGCCGTACGGGGTGCGTCGCGTGTGGTGCGTGGTGCGTCACAGCGGGCGGGTCACCGGCCCCCGACCGGAACCCGCCGCCCCGCGACACTCGTCCTTGACCCCGTACGGCCGTCGGGAGACGGCAGGGAGAACGCCCGTCATCGCCTAGGGTCGACGGCGGGTGTGAACGGCAAGGCAGTGAGGGCAGCGGAATGACGCAGGAGTACACGGCTGAGTCCCCGGTGGACGGCGCCGATGACAACGACCCTCCCACGAGCCGTGTCCGCTCCTTCGGCGAGCGCTGGCGCGGCGACCGCGGCATCTGGCGGCGCGGCATCGTTCTCGCGGTGCTCGCCGTCCTGACGGCGCTGCTGATGATCCTGCACGCCCAGGTCCCCAACCGGGTCGGCAACCTCGGCAGTCTCATGGAGACGTTCCTGCCGTGGCTGGGGCTGCTCGTGCCGGTGATCCTGGCCGCCGCGCTGGTACGGCGCTCCGCCACGGCGCTGATCGCGCTGCTGCTGCCGCTCGTGGTCTGGATCAATCTCTTCGGCGGCCTGCTGCTCGGCAAGTCGGGCACCGGCGGCGATCTGACGGTCGCCACGCACAACGTCAACGCGGAGAACGCCGACGTGGAGGGAACCGCGCGCGGCATCGTGGAGTCCGGCGTGGACGTCGTCGCGCTGGAGGAGCTGAAGGTGTCGGCGGTTCCCGCGTACGAGAAGGCGCTGGGCGGCACGTACCGGTACCACTCCGTCCAGGGCACGGTGGGGCTCTGGAGCAAATACCCGATGACCGGCAGCCGGCCCGTCGACATCCGGATGGGCTGGACCCGCGCGATGCGCTCCACGGTGACGACACCCCGGGGCGACGTGGCTGTCTATGTGGCCCATCTGCCGTCCGTACGCGTCAAGTTGCACGCCGGGTTCACCGCCAACCAGCGCGACGACAGCGCCGACGCGCTCGGCGAGGCGATCGCGGACGAGCCCCTGCGGCGGGTCGTGCTCCTCGGCGATCTCAACGGCACGATGAACGACCGCTCCCTCAACGCCGTGACGTCGCAGATGCGTTCGACCCAGGGCGCCGCCGGGGACGGTTACGGATTCAGCTGGCCCGCCGCGTTCCCGATGGCGCGGATCGACCAGATCATGGTCAGGGGCGTCGAGCCGATGTCGTCGTGGACCCTGCCCCGGACGGGCAGCGACCATCTGCCGATCGCCGCCCGTATCGAACTCTGAACTCCCTTTCCCACCGGCCCGGTTCAGGGTGTCGGCGACTCGCGCCACCGGTTGGTGATCGGCAGCCGCCGGTCCTTGCCGAAGCCCTTCGCGGAGATCTTGGTGCCCGGCGGGTACTGCCGCCGTTTGTACTCCGCCGTGTCCACCATGCGCAGCGTCCGCGCCACGGTCTCGGCGTCGAAGCCCGCCGCGACGATCGCTTCCTTGCCCTGGTCCCGGTCGACGTACATCGCCAGCAGCCGGTCCAGCACGTCGTAGTCCGGCAGCGAGTCGGTGTCGACCTGGCCGGGGCGCAGTTCGGCG
Above is a window of Streptomyces sp. NBC_01498 DNA encoding:
- a CDS encoding endonuclease/exonuclease/phosphatase family protein, encoding MTQEYTAESPVDGADDNDPPTSRVRSFGERWRGDRGIWRRGIVLAVLAVLTALLMILHAQVPNRVGNLGSLMETFLPWLGLLVPVILAAALVRRSATALIALLLPLVVWINLFGGLLLGKSGTGGDLTVATHNVNAENADVEGTARGIVESGVDVVALEELKVSAVPAYEKALGGTYRYHSVQGTVGLWSKYPMTGSRPVDIRMGWTRAMRSTVTTPRGDVAVYVAHLPSVRVKLHAGFTANQRDDSADALGEAIADEPLRRVVLLGDLNGTMNDRSLNAVTSQMRSTQGAAGDGYGFSWPAAFPMARIDQIMVRGVEPMSSWTLPRTGSDHLPIAARIEL